One segment of Mycolicibacterium neworleansense DNA contains the following:
- a CDS encoding TetR/AcrR family transcriptional regulator: MVRLSRTISRVPDRQRRRYAPRLPREERREQLLDAAMTVLHDCPLHELRMEAVAEAGGVGKPVLYTAFRTRTELVNALLIREHQHGLAQVLTALPKNLSGAGPTDAYTATVTGFLRCVLENPTRWRLILTVPDSAPRDYRAAVRNARNQILSQVEQMAKAGIAVDPRLSALDPELLGHTLLSFAEMLGRLAVHDPDTYPRERLEQYAAAAMTMFARPLS, translated from the coding sequence CACGTACCATTAGCCGGGTGCCTGACCGCCAGCGCCGCAGATATGCACCGCGGCTACCGCGTGAGGAACGGCGCGAGCAACTACTGGACGCGGCGATGACCGTGCTCCACGACTGCCCCTTGCACGAACTCAGGATGGAAGCGGTCGCCGAAGCCGGCGGTGTCGGCAAACCGGTCCTCTATACCGCATTCCGGACGCGTACCGAACTCGTGAACGCCTTGCTCATCCGGGAGCATCAGCACGGGCTGGCTCAGGTGTTGACCGCGCTGCCCAAGAATCTTTCGGGGGCCGGACCGACGGACGCGTACACCGCGACCGTGACGGGTTTCCTGCGCTGCGTGCTGGAGAACCCGACCCGCTGGCGGCTGATCCTCACGGTTCCCGACAGCGCTCCGCGGGATTACCGCGCTGCCGTCCGCAACGCGCGGAATCAGATCCTCTCGCAGGTGGAACAGATGGCGAAAGCCGGCATCGCGGTGGACCCCCGGCTGTCCGCACTCGACCCGGAGCTGCTCGGCCACACCTTGCTGTCATTCGCCGAGATGCTCGGCCGGTTGGCCGTCCACGACCCCGACACCTACCCGCGCGAACGGCTCGAGCAATACGCCGCCGCGGCGATGACGATGTTCGCCCGGCCGCTGAGCTGA
- the gatB gene encoding Asp-tRNA(Asn)/Glu-tRNA(Gln) amidotransferase subunit GatB, producing MSVATAELVDYDDVIAAYEPVMGMEVHVELSTATKMFCGCANRFGAEPNTLVCPVCLGLPGSLPVLNEAAVEAAIRIGLALNCDIAPWGRFARKNYFYPDQPKNYQISQYDEPIAIDGYLDVPLDDGTTFRVEIERAHMEEDTGKLTHLGSDTGRIAGATTSLADFNRAGVPLIEIVTRPIEGTGARAPEIARAYVTALRDLLRGLGVSDVRMDQGSMRCDSNLSLKPVGAAEFGTRTETKNVNSLKSVEVAVRYEMRRQAAVLNAGGTVTQETRHFHEDGYTSPGRSKETAQDYRYFPEPDLEPIAPSAELIDRLRQTIPELPWLARKRIQEEWGISDEVMRDLVNAGAVELVAATVSHGASSEAARAWWGNFLVQKANESEIELEALPITPAQVAAVVKLVDEGKLSNKLARQVIEGVLAGEGEPEQVMTDRGLALVRDDSVIQAAIDKALEAQPDVVEKIRGGKIQAAGAIVGAVMKATKGSADAARVRELVLAACGQSG from the coding sequence ATGTCTGTCGCTACCGCCGAACTCGTCGACTACGACGACGTCATCGCCGCCTACGAGCCCGTGATGGGCATGGAGGTGCACGTCGAGCTGTCCACGGCCACCAAGATGTTCTGCGGCTGCGCCAACCGCTTCGGCGCTGAGCCCAACACACTGGTCTGCCCGGTCTGCCTGGGCCTGCCCGGTTCGCTGCCGGTGCTCAACGAGGCGGCCGTCGAGGCGGCGATCCGCATCGGCCTCGCGCTCAACTGCGACATCGCGCCGTGGGGCCGGTTCGCCCGGAAGAACTACTTCTACCCCGACCAGCCGAAGAACTACCAGATCTCGCAATACGACGAGCCGATCGCGATCGACGGCTACCTCGACGTGCCGCTCGATGACGGCACCACCTTCCGCGTCGAGATCGAGCGTGCGCACATGGAGGAGGACACCGGCAAGCTGACCCACCTGGGCAGCGATACCGGTCGCATCGCGGGCGCGACGACCTCGTTGGCCGACTTCAACCGGGCCGGCGTACCGCTGATCGAGATCGTCACCCGGCCCATCGAGGGAACCGGGGCGCGGGCACCGGAGATCGCCCGGGCCTATGTCACGGCACTGCGAGATCTGCTGCGCGGCTTGGGTGTGTCGGATGTGCGGATGGACCAGGGATCGATGCGATGTGACTCGAACCTGTCCCTCAAGCCGGTGGGGGCCGCCGAGTTCGGCACCCGCACCGAGACCAAGAACGTGAACTCACTCAAGAGCGTCGAAGTTGCCGTCCGGTACGAGATGCGCCGGCAGGCGGCAGTTCTCAACGCCGGTGGCACCGTCACCCAGGAGACCCGGCACTTCCACGAGGACGGGTACACCTCACCGGGGCGCAGCAAGGAAACCGCGCAGGATTACCGCTACTTTCCCGAGCCCGACCTCGAGCCGATCGCTCCCAGCGCCGAGCTGATCGACCGGCTGCGCCAGACCATTCCGGAACTGCCGTGGTTGGCGCGCAAGCGGATTCAGGAGGAGTGGGGCATCTCCGACGAGGTGATGCGCGACCTGGTCAACGCCGGTGCGGTCGAGTTGGTGGCAGCCACCGTCTCCCACGGCGCCTCCAGTGAGGCCGCCCGCGCCTGGTGGGGCAACTTCCTGGTGCAGAAGGCCAACGAATCCGAAATCGAGCTCGAGGCACTGCCGATCACCCCGGCCCAGGTGGCCGCCGTGGTCAAACTCGTCGACGAGGGCAAGTTGTCCAACAAGCTGGCCCGCCAGGTGATCGAGGGAGTGCTGGCCGGCGAGGGCGAACCCGAGCAGGTGATGACCGACCGCGGGCTGGCACTGGTGCGCGACGACTCGGTGATCCAGGCTGCCATTGATAAAGCGCTCGAGGCTCAGCCCGACGTCGTGGAGAAGATCCGCGGCGGCAAGATCCAGGCCGCCGGCGCGATCGTCGGTGCGGTGATGAAGGCCACCAAGGGCTCGGCCGACGCGGCCAGGGTTCGCGAGTTGGTACTGGCCGCCTGCGGCCAGAGCGGGTAA
- a CDS encoding MarR family winged helix-turn-helix transcriptional regulator — translation MAEEPIGVSALDQRIPFLLSQLGAHVAESFKARLQPLGLHPRATAVLLALAAADGQSQRELCERLGLHRNVMVTLIDTLEAEGLVERRSHPGDRRAFAVSLTDRARELLPGLDSTGRTLEDELTASLSDEEREALRQTLRRLSAAAGLIPGVHPGLG, via the coding sequence GTGGCTGAGGAACCGATCGGCGTATCCGCGCTCGACCAGCGCATCCCGTTCCTGTTGTCGCAGCTCGGCGCACACGTCGCCGAGAGCTTCAAGGCCCGGCTGCAGCCACTGGGTCTGCACCCTCGGGCCACCGCGGTCCTGCTGGCGCTGGCCGCGGCCGACGGGCAGTCGCAGCGCGAGTTGTGTGAGCGCCTGGGCCTGCACCGCAACGTCATGGTCACGCTGATCGACACGCTCGAAGCCGAAGGTCTCGTCGAACGCCGGTCACACCCCGGGGACCGGCGGGCCTTCGCCGTGTCGCTGACCGACCGGGCGCGCGAACTGCTGCCCGGCCTCGACTCCACGGGACGGACGCTCGAGGACGAACTGACCGCCTCACTGTCCGACGAGGAACGTGAGGCGCTTCGACAGACGCTGCGGCGCCTGTCGGCCGCGGCGGGCCTGATCCCCGGCGTCCACCCCGGACTTGGCTGA
- a CDS encoding NAD(P)-dependent oxidoreductase, with protein sequence MRITIFGANGATGRLLTRRALDTGHTVVAVTRHPEKFPIADPALTVAGADVRDAEAVTAAVDGADAVLSTLGVTFTMEPVDTYSVGVGNIVAAMRSTGVDRLAVVSSTAIADYPGRTDTPIALRVVQPVISRIFGKTLYADMRRMEDIVTGSGLNWTIVRPSGLFDLPEVTDYIAGRRDPVGAFTSRTDLADYLLKLGGSPETGATVTISTTVNTPSMWQLLRREALKSA encoded by the coding sequence ATGCGCATCACAATCTTCGGAGCCAACGGCGCGACCGGACGCCTGCTGACCCGCCGGGCGCTCGACACCGGTCACACCGTCGTGGCAGTCACCCGCCACCCCGAAAAGTTTCCGATCGCCGACCCCGCACTCACCGTCGCCGGAGCCGACGTGCGCGACGCGGAGGCGGTGACCGCCGCCGTCGACGGTGCCGACGCGGTGCTGTCCACCCTGGGCGTCACGTTCACGATGGAACCCGTCGACACCTATTCGGTCGGCGTGGGAAACATCGTGGCCGCGATGCGCTCGACCGGAGTTGACCGGCTGGCCGTCGTGAGCTCCACCGCGATCGCCGACTACCCCGGGCGCACCGATACGCCGATCGCACTGCGCGTGGTCCAGCCCGTGATCAGCCGCATCTTCGGCAAGACCCTTTACGCCGACATGCGCCGGATGGAGGACATCGTGACCGGCAGCGGGCTGAACTGGACCATCGTGCGGCCGTCGGGCCTGTTCGACCTGCCCGAGGTCACCGACTACATCGCCGGCCGACGCGACCCGGTGGGTGCGTTCACCTCGCGCACCGATCTCGCCGACTACCTGCTGAAGTTGGGCGGATCACCTGAAACCGGTGCGACCGTGACGATTTCGACCACGGTGAACACCCCGTCCATGTGGCAGCTGCTGCGCCGCGAAGCCCTCAAAAGCGCCTGA
- a CDS encoding ATP-dependent 6-phosphofructokinase, which produces MRIGVLTGGGDCPGLNAVIRAVVRTCDQRYGSSVVGFLDGWRGLLEDRRIQLANDDRNDRLLAKGGTMLGTARVNPDKLRAGLEQIKQTLEDNGIDVLIPIGGEGTLTAAHWLSEENVPVVGVPKTIDNDIDCTDVTFGHDTALQVATEAIDRLHSTAESHQRVMLVEVMGRHAGWIALNAGLASGAHMTLIPEQPFDVEEVCRLVKKRFQHGSSHFICVVAEGAKPAEGTMQLRQGGMDEFGHEKFTGVAQQLALEVEKRIKKDVRVTVLGHVQRGGTPTAYDRVLATRFGVNAADAAHAGEFGMMVSLQGQDIGRVSLADATRHLKLVPQSRYDDAAEFFG; this is translated from the coding sequence ATGCGCATCGGAGTTCTCACCGGCGGTGGTGACTGTCCTGGCCTGAACGCGGTGATCCGGGCGGTGGTGCGTACCTGCGACCAGCGCTACGGCTCATCGGTGGTCGGATTCCTCGACGGCTGGCGAGGTTTGTTGGAGGACCGGCGGATCCAACTGGCCAATGACGATCGCAACGATCGGTTGCTGGCCAAGGGCGGCACCATGCTGGGCACCGCGCGGGTCAACCCGGACAAGCTGCGGGCGGGCCTGGAGCAGATCAAGCAGACGCTCGAAGACAACGGGATCGATGTGTTGATCCCCATCGGTGGTGAGGGCACCTTGACCGCCGCGCACTGGTTGTCCGAGGAGAACGTCCCGGTGGTCGGGGTGCCCAAGACCATCGACAACGACATCGACTGCACCGACGTGACTTTCGGTCACGACACGGCCCTGCAGGTGGCGACCGAGGCGATCGACCGGCTGCACAGCACCGCCGAATCACACCAGCGCGTGATGCTGGTCGAGGTGATGGGCCGGCATGCCGGCTGGATCGCGCTGAACGCCGGGCTGGCCTCGGGTGCCCATATGACCCTGATCCCCGAACAGCCCTTCGACGTCGAAGAAGTGTGCCGGTTGGTCAAGAAGCGCTTCCAGCACGGCTCGTCGCACTTCATCTGCGTGGTGGCCGAGGGAGCCAAGCCGGCCGAGGGCACCATGCAGCTGCGCCAGGGCGGTATGGACGAGTTCGGCCACGAGAAATTCACCGGTGTGGCACAGCAATTGGCGCTCGAGGTGGAGAAGCGGATCAAGAAGGATGTCCGCGTCACCGTGCTGGGGCATGTCCAGCGCGGCGGTACCCCGACGGCGTACGACCGGGTGCTGGCCACCCGGTTCGGCGTGAATGCCGCTGACGCCGCGCATGCCGGTGAGTTCGGGATGATGGTTTCGTTGCAGGGGCAGGACATCGGCCGGGTGTCGCTGGCCGATGCGACCCGCCACCTGAAACTGGTACCGCAGTCCCGCTACGACGACGCCGCCGAGTTCTTCGGCTGA
- the gatA gene encoding Asp-tRNA(Asn)/Glu-tRNA(Gln) amidotransferase subunit GatA, protein MSELIRRDAATLGAQIAAKEVSSTEVTQAHLDQIADTDERFNAFLHVAAESALAEAGRIDAAVAAGETLPSPLAGVPLALKDVFTATDMPTTAGSKILEGWRAPYDATVTAKLRAAGIPILGKTNMDEFAMGSSTENSAYGPTRNPWNTERVPGGSGGGSAAALAAYQAPLAIGTDTGGSIRQPAALTATVGVKPTYGTVSRYGLIACASSLDQGGPCARTVLDTALLHQVIAGHDPRDSTSVDAPVPDVVGAARAGAAGDLKGVRVGVVKQLRGEGYQPGVLESFNAAVAQLTALGAEVSEVDCPHFDHAMDAYYLILPSEVSSNLARFDAMRFGLRVGDDGTHSAEEVMALTRAAGFGPEVKRRIMIGTYALSAGYYDAYYNQAQKVRTLIARDLEQAYQSVDVLVTPTTPTTAFGLGEKVDDPLAMYLFDLCTLPLNLAGHCGMSVPSGLSPDDGLPVGLQIMAPALADDRLYRVGAAYEAARGPLPSAL, encoded by the coding sequence ACGTGGCGGCGGAGTCCGCGCTGGCCGAGGCAGGCCGGATCGACGCCGCAGTGGCCGCCGGTGAGACGCTGCCCTCGCCGCTGGCCGGTGTGCCGCTGGCGCTCAAGGACGTCTTCACCGCCACCGACATGCCGACCACCGCCGGGTCCAAAATCCTTGAGGGCTGGCGTGCGCCGTATGACGCGACGGTCACCGCCAAGCTGCGCGCCGCCGGTATCCCGATCCTCGGCAAGACGAACATGGACGAATTCGCCATGGGATCGTCGACCGAGAATTCGGCCTACGGCCCGACCCGTAACCCGTGGAACACCGAGCGGGTGCCCGGCGGCTCGGGCGGCGGCAGCGCCGCGGCGCTGGCCGCCTATCAGGCCCCGTTGGCCATCGGCACCGACACCGGTGGCTCGATCCGTCAGCCGGCCGCGCTCACCGCGACCGTCGGCGTCAAACCGACGTACGGCACCGTCTCGCGCTACGGCCTGATCGCCTGTGCGTCCTCGCTCGATCAGGGAGGCCCGTGTGCCCGCACGGTGCTCGACACCGCACTGCTGCACCAGGTGATCGCCGGTCACGATCCGCGCGATTCCACCTCCGTCGACGCCCCGGTGCCCGATGTGGTCGGTGCCGCCCGGGCCGGTGCGGCGGGCGATCTCAAGGGCGTGCGGGTCGGCGTCGTCAAGCAACTGCGCGGCGAGGGCTACCAGCCCGGCGTGCTGGAGTCGTTCAACGCCGCCGTGGCCCAGCTGACCGCGCTCGGCGCTGAGGTCAGCGAGGTCGACTGCCCGCACTTCGACCATGCGATGGATGCTTACTACCTGATCCTGCCCTCGGAGGTGTCGAGCAACCTGGCCCGCTTCGACGCGATGCGGTTCGGGCTGCGCGTCGGCGACGACGGCACCCACAGCGCCGAAGAGGTCATGGCGCTGACCCGGGCCGCTGGATTCGGCCCGGAGGTCAAGCGCCGGATCATGATCGGCACCTACGCGTTGTCGGCGGGCTACTACGACGCCTACTACAACCAGGCTCAGAAGGTGCGGACGCTGATCGCCCGTGACCTGGAGCAGGCCTACCAGAGCGTGGACGTTCTCGTGACGCCGACTACTCCTACCACGGCCTTCGGCCTAGGGGAGAAGGTCGACGATCCGCTGGCCATGTACCTGTTCGATCTCTGCACGCTGCCGCTGAACCTGGCCGGGCACTGCGGTATGTCGGTGCCGTCGGGGCTCTCGCCCGATGACGGCCTGCCCGTGGGTCTGCAGATCATGGCCCCGGCGCTGGCCGACGACCGGCTGTACCGCGTCGGCGCGGCCTATGAGGCGGCCCGCGGCCCGCTGCCCAGCGCGTTGTAG